One Amblyomma americanum isolate KBUSLIRL-KWMA chromosome 8, ASM5285725v1, whole genome shotgun sequence DNA window includes the following coding sequences:
- the LOC144102775 gene encoding uncharacterized protein LOC144102775 has translation MAHHQLPEYDDQSDNWKVYITKVEAYFEATGISDSGKKRALLVAALSTRTVQVLSGQVAPRKRNSLTYEEAVKVLDAYFDPKRHEITENNRFFNRCQLEADVTEENGDDAHIWTLTAPFNGRLPPPILRTFTWCGIDVPMIVDTGSPVCVVSKEIFEKNREHWPQLEPAFIKLSCYLGQLPVLGKLSMSVSYHDKEVKSSLMVLNCSGSSLCGRELISMFNDAGTSVLNVSVQQNSGPGSNHTPAMHAVLSEFKDVFSPELGLIDGHPVHLKLKEGAMPKFYHQPLVGLLKADRPTPSLAAARIQRWALYLGGFRYQLQYSPGPANEADEWPLPLPEAAVYARNFGRGEKWTPGIVESTTGSRMVSIRTPAGSVRRHVGQVRDREDATLPFGKDQQAAKRDSRTGTPSD, from the exons ATGGCTCATCATCAACTACCGGAATACGATGACCAGTCCGACAACTGGAAGGTCTACATCACGAAGGTAGAAGCTTATTTTGAGGCAACTGGCATCAGCGACTCGGGAAAGAAGAGGGCTTTGCTGGTTGCAGCATTGAGTACGCGCACCGTGCAAGTGCTCTCAGGACAGGTTGCACCGAGGAAGCGAAACTCGCTGACGTACGAGGAAGCAGTCAAAGTTTTGGATGCCTACTTCGACCCCAAGCGTCATGAAATAACAGAGAACAATCGGTTCTTCAATCGCTGCCAGTTGGAAG CGGATGTTACTGAGGAAAATGGAGACGATGCGCACATTTGGACACTAACCGCACCCTTCAATGGTCGGCTACCACCACCTATTCTTCGTActttcacatggtgtggcatTGATGTACCTATGATTGTGGACACCGGCTCACCCGTCTGTGTTGTGTCTAAAGAGATTTTTGAGAAAAACCGTGAACATTGGCCGCAATTAGAACCCGCATTCATTAAACTGTCCTGTTATCTTGGACAACTTCCAGTATTAGGGAAACTGAGTATGTCAGTGTCCTACCACGACAAGGAGGTCAAGAGTTCCTTGATGGTCCTGAACTGTTCAGGTTCGAGCCTTTGTGGACGGGAGTTGATTTCCATGTTCAATGACGCAGGAACCTCGGTGTTGAACGTATCAGTGCAACAAAACTCTGGTCCCGGAAGCAACCATACCCCCGCCATGCATGCCGTCCTGTCAGAGTTCAAAGACGTCTTCAGCCCAGAGCTGGGCCTAATTGACGGACACCCTGTTCATCTGAAGCTCAAGGAAGGCGCCATGCCGAAATTTT accaccagccGCTCGTGGGCTTGCTGAAAGCGGATCGACCAACTCCATCATTGGCAGCCGCCAGAATACAGCGCTGGGCGCTGTACTTAGGCGGATTCCGCTATCAGCTTCAATACTCTCCTG GGCCAGCGAACGAAGCAGACGAGTGGCCACTGCCATTGCCTGAAGCTGCCGTGTACGCCCGCAACTTCGGAAGGGGTGAGAAATGGACTCCAGGAATTGTAGAGTCTACAACAGGCTCTCGGATGGTGAGCATTCGAACACCAGCCGGATCAGTAAGACGACATGTTGGCCAGGTGCGGGACCGGGAAGATGCGACGCTACCGTTTGGTAAAGACCAACAAGCGGCAAAACGAGACTCGAGAACAGGTACTCCTAGCGACTAA